One stretch of Flavobacteriales bacterium DNA includes these proteins:
- a CDS encoding septum formation initiator family protein, with protein sequence MIFSSGGFNFMVMKKFRSIVLKIKPYASNKFIVTLAIFLVWMTFFDENNFITLVQNRMKLAELEAEKEHYVNEIKESEEDLKLLQNDKELLEKFAREKYLMKKENEEIFVFAVEE encoded by the coding sequence ATGATCTTTTCCTCGGGTGGTTTTAATTTTATGGTGATGAAAAAGTTCCGCTCCATCGTACTCAAGATCAAGCCTTACGCCAGCAACAAGTTCATTGTAACGCTTGCCATCTTCTTGGTCTGGATGACATTCTTTGATGAGAACAACTTCATTACGCTCGTTCAGAACCGAATGAAACTGGCCGAACTGGAAGCTGAAAAGGAGCACTACGTGAACGAGATCAAAGAAAGCGAGGAAGACCTCAAGCTCCTACAGAACGACAAGGAACTCTTGGAGAAATTCGCACGTGAAAAGTATCTCATGAAAAAGGAGAACGAGGAGATCTTCGTCTTTGCAGTAGAGGAATAG
- the pruA gene encoding L-glutamate gamma-semialdehyde dehydrogenase codes for MSKGFYNVPKATNEPVLSYAPGSKEKAEVKKALEVLRSKEIDAPMIIGGKEVRTDATVRMAPPHDHKHTLGHFHRGNAEHVKMAIDAAMEAKEKWANLGWEHRASIFLKAADLLAGPYRAKMNAATMLAQSKNIFQAEIDAVCEYADFLRFNVEFMTEIYKQQPPYSPAPTWNRVEQRPLEGFIFALTPFNFTSIAGNLPGAPALMGNTVVWKPADSQIYSAQIIMEIFKEAGLPDGVINLVYVSGPVAGDVIFNHPDFGGIHFTGSTGVFQNIWKTIGENIHKYKSYPRIVGETGGKDFIIAHPSAKAKELATAIVRGAFEFQGQKCSAASRVYVPSNLWNEVRDYVLTDLETFKMGVAEDFTNFINAVIDEKAFDKITGYIDQAKADGQKIIAGGNYDKSKGYFIQPTIILADKPDYTTMCEEIFGPVLTIYVYDENKWEETLDLVDKTSPYALTGAIFSQDRYAIEHGMKKLQNCAGNFYINDKPTGAVVGQQPFGGARGSGTNDKAGSMINLLRWVSPRTIKENFVPPTDYRYPFLAES; via the coding sequence ATGTCGAAAGGATTCTATAACGTACCCAAAGCCACCAACGAACCTGTTCTGAGCTATGCTCCCGGAAGCAAGGAGAAAGCTGAAGTTAAAAAGGCCCTTGAAGTGCTTCGCAGCAAGGAGATCGATGCCCCAATGATCATTGGCGGCAAGGAAGTTCGCACAGATGCCACGGTGCGCATGGCTCCTCCACACGACCATAAGCACACGTTGGGTCATTTCCACCGTGGAAATGCCGAGCATGTGAAAATGGCCATTGATGCAGCCATGGAGGCCAAAGAAAAATGGGCCAACTTGGGTTGGGAGCACCGTGCTTCCATCTTCCTTAAAGCTGCCGACCTTCTTGCCGGACCGTACCGCGCCAAGATGAATGCTGCTACTATGCTTGCTCAGAGCAAGAACATTTTTCAGGCAGAAATTGATGCTGTTTGTGAGTATGCCGATTTCCTCCGCTTCAATGTGGAGTTCATGACGGAGATCTACAAGCAGCAACCGCCCTACTCGCCTGCTCCAACTTGGAATCGTGTAGAGCAGCGTCCGCTTGAGGGCTTCATCTTCGCACTCACACCTTTCAACTTCACTTCCATTGCAGGTAACCTACCTGGCGCTCCTGCTTTAATGGGGAACACGGTTGTTTGGAAACCTGCCGATAGCCAGATCTACTCGGCTCAGATCATCATGGAGATCTTCAAGGAAGCAGGACTTCCCGATGGCGTTATCAACCTTGTTTATGTTTCAGGTCCAGTTGCAGGTGACGTCATTTTCAACCATCCCGATTTCGGTGGCATCCACTTCACGGGTTCTACAGGCGTGTTCCAGAACATCTGGAAAACCATTGGCGAGAACATTCACAAGTACAAAAGTTACCCTCGCATCGTTGGCGAAACAGGCGGCAAGGATTTCATCATCGCGCATCCATCCGCGAAAGCGAAAGAATTGGCCACGGCCATTGTGCGTGGTGCTTTCGAATTCCAAGGCCAGAAGTGTTCGGCTGCATCTCGCGTGTACGTTCCAAGCAACCTTTGGAACGAGGTTCGCGATTACGTGCTCACCGACCTCGAAACCTTCAAAATGGGTGTGGCGGAAGACTTCACCAATTTCATCAATGCCGTAATTGACGAAAAGGCGTTCGATAAGATCACAGGTTACATCGATCAAGCGAAGGCAGACGGCCAGAAGATCATTGCTGGTGGCAACTACGATAAGAGCAAAGGGTACTTCATTCAACCGACCATCATTCTTGCCGACAAGCCAGATTACACCACCATGTGTGAGGAGATCTTCGGCCCTGTGCTGACCATCTACGTTTACGATGAGAACAAATGGGAAGAAACCCTCGACCTTGTGGACAAGACCTCGCCTTATGCGCTCACAGGCGCCATCTTCAGTCAAGACCGCTACGCCATTGAGCACGGCATGAAGAAACTACAGAATTGTGCTGGCAACTTCTACATCAACGACAAGCCTACGGGTGCCGTTGTCGGGCAGCAGCCTTTTGGCGGGGCAAGAGGCTCTGGCACCAATGACAAGGCCGGTTCCATGATCAACCTGTTGCGTTGGGTTTCTCCACGCACCATTAAAGAGAATTTTGTTCCGCCAACGGATTACCGTTATCCTTTCTTGGCCGAAAGCTGA
- a CDS encoding aminopeptidase, which translates to MELLKQLCAVRAVSGDERAMTDFVLHYISEAEKNWKVKPTIFAGDEFHENIILVFGNKPRTAIFAHMDSIGFTVRYGKQLVKVGGPVTKKGFELVGNDSQGEIDCKLKVNKDTSELKYKFNRKIDRGTNLSFKPDFRETEDSVQCCYMDNRLGVWNALKVAETLEEGIIVFSTREEHGGGAVSYLGKFIQEKYGVRQALISDITWVTEGVQPGLGVAISMRDRGLPRRTYLNHIIEIANQSGIPFQLEVEGAGGSDGLELQSSPFPWEWVFVGAPEDNVHTPDEIVHKKDIEAMTALYKVLMEKL; encoded by the coding sequence ATGGAATTATTGAAGCAACTCTGTGCCGTTCGCGCAGTAAGCGGTGACGAACGCGCCATGACCGATTTCGTTCTCCATTACATTAGCGAGGCCGAAAAGAACTGGAAGGTAAAACCGACCATTTTCGCTGGCGATGAGTTCCACGAGAACATCATTCTGGTTTTCGGTAACAAGCCTCGTACCGCCATTTTCGCGCATATGGACAGCATCGGATTCACCGTGCGCTACGGCAAACAATTGGTGAAGGTCGGTGGTCCAGTCACGAAAAAAGGATTTGAGTTGGTCGGTAACGATTCGCAAGGCGAGATAGATTGCAAACTGAAAGTGAACAAGGACACCAGCGAACTCAAGTACAAGTTCAATCGCAAGATCGACCGCGGGACAAACCTTTCGTTCAAACCTGATTTCCGCGAAACGGAAGATTCCGTTCAGTGCTGCTACATGGACAATCGCCTCGGGGTTTGGAATGCCCTGAAAGTGGCCGAAACACTGGAAGAAGGCATCATCGTTTTCAGCACGCGCGAAGAACATGGTGGCGGAGCCGTTTCCTACTTGGGTAAATTCATTCAAGAAAAATATGGTGTGCGCCAAGCACTCATTTCCGACATTACGTGGGTAACCGAAGGCGTACAACCAGGTCTGGGCGTGGCCATTTCCATGCGCGACCGCGGTCTACCGCGCAGAACCTACCTCAATCACATCATCGAAATTGCCAACCAAAGCGGCATTCCGTTTCAACTCGAAGTGGAAGGTGCTGGCGGCAGCGATGGTCTCGAACTTCAATCATCTCCTTTCCCTTGGGAATGGGTTTTCGTGGGCGCACCAGAGGATAATGTCCACACGCCAGATGAGATCGTCCACAAAAAGGACATTGAGGCGATGACCGCTTTATATAAGGTTTTGATGGAAAAGCTTTGA